From the Armatimonadota bacterium genome, the window CTCGCCCGTGTACTGCATCTATGTGGCAGTCGGTCAAAAGCTCAGCACCATCGCGCGTGTGGTGAAGACCCTGGAAGACTATGGCGCGATGGAGTATACCACAGTGGTTGTGGCGAGCGCGTCTGACCCTGCACCGCTGCAGTACATTGCCCCATACGCGGGTTGCACGATGGGCGAGTACTTCCGCGACAACGGGATGCACGCGCTGGTGGTATACGACGACCTGTCCAAACACGCGCAGGCGTATCGCCAGGTCTCGCTGCTGCTGCGCCGACCACCCGGGCGCGAGGCGTACCCGGGCGATGTTTTCTACCTGCATTCGCGCCTGCTGGAGCGTGCGGCGAAGCTCTCCGACGAGAAAGGCGGCGGCTCGCTGACTGCTCTGCCCATCATCGAAACGCAAGCGGGCGACGTGTCGGCGTACATCCCCACCAACGTGATTTCCATCACGGACGGGCAGATATATCTGGAAAGCGACCTGTTCTTCGCCGGCGTGCGCCCCGCAATGAACGTCGGTATCTCGGTGTCGCGCGTGGGCGGGAATGCACAGATTAAAGCGATGAAACAGGTGGCAGGGCGCCTGAAGCTGGACCTCGCCCAGTATCGCGAGGTGCAGGCGTTCGCGCAGTTCAGCTCTGACCTCGACCGCGTCACGCAACAGCAGTTGGCTCGCGGACAGCGTATGGTAGAGCTGCTTAAGCAACCGCAGTACCAGCCCATGCCTGTTGAGGACCAGATTATCGTCATCTTCGCGGGCACAGGTGGCTATCTGGATGATATTCCGGTGAACGCTATCCAGCGATTCGAGCGGGAGTTCCTCGCCTTCGTGCATGAGAAGTATCCCGAGGTGCCCGAGTACATCCGCCGTGAGAAAGAGATAGACGCAAACACACAGTCCGCCCTAGAGAAAGCGGTGAGAGAGTTCAAGGAGCAGTTCAAGGCGTAGACGATGGCAACACTCAGGCAGATACGACAGCGTATCCGTATCGCGCGCAATATCCAGCAAATCACCCGCGCGATGAAGCTGATAGCTGCCGCGCGACTGAAGCGGGCGCAGGACCGCGTGCTGGCAGCGCGCCCTTATTCGGAGAAGATGCAAACGCTCATTGGCACGCTGGCGCTGGCAAGCGGTGAGATAGAGCATCCGCTTTTGCAAAGCCGTGAGCAGGTACGTCGTGTGGGCGTTTTGCTCATCACTGCCGACAGAGGGCTATGCGGCAGCTACAACACCAACATCATACGTCGTTGTCTGGAATTCGTGCAGCAATACGGACCGGAGCAGGTGCGCCTGTTGACGGTGGGCAAGAAGGGGATGCAGTTCATGCAGCGGCGCGGCTATTCGCCCGTGCAGCACTACACCGTCCCGCTATCCGGTCCCACTGTTGCGCACGCTCAGGAGATTGCCCGTACAGCGCAGGAAATGTTCTTGTCGGAGGAGGTAGATGAGTTCTACCTGGCGTTCAGCCGCTTCCGCAGCGCGCTGGTGCAAATCCCTATCGTGCAACGTATCCTGCCTGTAGAGCAAGTGGAGTTGGAAGGTGGTCACGCTGCCCATTTGGAGTTCATCTTCGAGCCGTCCGCCGACGAGCTGCTTAAACGGCTGCTGCCACGCTATGTGTTCAATTTGGTCTTTCAGGCACTGCTGGAAGCTACGGCGAGTGAGCATGGCGCACGCATGACCGCTATGTCCTCCGCAACCGATAATGCGGGTAAAATGATATCGACACTCACTCTCAACCTGAACCGCGCCCGACAGGCGGCGATTACCAAAGAGATACT encodes:
- the atpA gene encoding ATP synthase subunit alpha encodes the protein MAIRPEEITSILERELEQYQRGYEEVGVGTVLQVGDGIARVYGLQDVMVSELVEFPDGTMGMALNLEEDNVGVIVLGSDENIKEGDTVKRTGRILSVPVGKALLGRVVNPLGQPLDEKGAIVTDEYRLLEIKAPGVVHRQPVKEPLQTGIKAIDSMIPIGRGQRELIIGDRQTGKTAIAIDTIINQKYTHHTDSPVYCIYVAVGQKLSTIARVVKTLEDYGAMEYTTVVVASASDPAPLQYIAPYAGCTMGEYFRDNGMHALVVYDDLSKHAQAYRQVSLLLRRPPGREAYPGDVFYLHSRLLERAAKLSDEKGGGSLTALPIIETQAGDVSAYIPTNVISITDGQIYLESDLFFAGVRPAMNVGISVSRVGGNAQIKAMKQVAGRLKLDLAQYREVQAFAQFSSDLDRVTQQQLARGQRMVELLKQPQYQPMPVEDQIIVIFAGTGGYLDDIPVNAIQRFEREFLAFVHEKYPEVPEYIRREKEIDANTQSALEKAVREFKEQFKA
- a CDS encoding ATP synthase subunit gamma → MATLRQIRQRIRIARNIQQITRAMKLIAAARLKRAQDRVLAARPYSEKMQTLIGTLALASGEIEHPLLQSREQVRRVGVLLITADRGLCGSYNTNIIRRCLEFVQQYGPEQVRLLTVGKKGMQFMQRRGYSPVQHYTVPLSGPTVAHAQEIARTAQEMFLSEEVDEFYLAFSRFRSALVQIPIVQRILPVEQVELEGGHAAHLEFIFEPSADELLKRLLPRYVFNLVFQALLEATASEHGARMTAMSSATDNAGKMISTLTLNLNRARQAAITKEILEVVSGAEALKESE